A stretch of the Kushneria konosiri genome encodes the following:
- the gltX gene encoding glutamate--tRNA ligase → MTVRTRIAPSPTGDPHVGTAYVALFNLCFAKQHGGEFILRIEDTDRVRSTSESEQMILDSLRWLGIEWSEGPDVGGPHGPYRQSERGDIYATHVQKLLDSGHAFKCYRTSEELDEMRETRKAQGLYAALKPEDLYLDADEHARREQENWPHVVRMKVPGEGSCRFNDMLRGEIEVDWAQVDAQILMKSDGMPTYHLANVVDDHLMGITHVLRGEEWINSAPKHILLYEYFGWEMPALCHLPLLRNPDKSKLSKRKNPTSINYYKRMGYLPQAVTNYLGRMGWSMPDEREKFTLDEMMANFDIHRISLGGPVFDLEKLTWLNGVYLREDLDDEALLRKLMQWAFNEDYVAQILPQVRPRVQTLAEVMPLAGHFFAGLPNLRVEQFDETGMTREQTVRLLQFLVWRLENVRSWDKESLLSEVKLLSGYLELKMKAFLAPVFIAVTGSQTSTSVMDAMVILGSDMTRARLRHAIAVLGGASKKQTKALEKEYRDLPASDA, encoded by the coding sequence ATGACTGTACGCACGCGTATTGCCCCTTCGCCGACCGGGGATCCCCATGTCGGTACTGCCTATGTGGCGCTTTTCAATCTTTGCTTTGCGAAGCAGCACGGCGGTGAGTTCATCCTGCGCATCGAGGACACCGACCGGGTGCGCTCCACCTCCGAATCCGAGCAAATGATTCTGGATTCCCTGCGCTGGCTGGGCATCGAGTGGTCCGAAGGGCCCGACGTGGGCGGACCACATGGTCCTTATCGTCAGAGTGAGCGTGGCGATATCTATGCCACACATGTTCAGAAGCTTCTGGACAGCGGCCATGCCTTCAAGTGCTACCGCACCAGTGAAGAACTTGACGAGATGCGCGAGACGCGCAAGGCGCAGGGGCTCTACGCGGCACTAAAACCGGAAGACCTTTACCTGGACGCAGACGAGCACGCTCGACGCGAACAGGAAAACTGGCCTCATGTCGTACGCATGAAGGTACCAGGGGAGGGGAGCTGCCGCTTCAATGACATGCTGCGTGGCGAGATCGAGGTGGACTGGGCTCAGGTAGACGCCCAGATCCTGATGAAATCGGATGGTATGCCGACCTATCATCTGGCCAACGTGGTCGATGATCACCTCATGGGCATCACGCATGTCCTGCGTGGTGAGGAGTGGATCAACTCGGCGCCCAAGCACATTCTGCTCTATGAGTATTTCGGCTGGGAAATGCCGGCGCTGTGTCACCTGCCGTTATTGCGTAATCCGGACAAATCCAAGCTGTCCAAGCGCAAAAATCCGACCTCGATCAACTATTACAAGCGCATGGGTTATTTGCCTCAGGCAGTGACCAACTACCTGGGGCGCATGGGTTGGTCAATGCCGGATGAGCGCGAGAAATTCACACTGGATGAGATGATGGCGAATTTCGACATTCATCGCATCTCGCTGGGCGGGCCGGTGTTCGATCTTGAGAAGCTGACCTGGCTCAACGGCGTCTATCTCCGCGAAGATCTTGATGACGAAGCCCTCCTGCGCAAGCTGATGCAGTGGGCGTTCAACGAAGACTATGTGGCGCAGATTCTGCCTCAGGTCAGACCTCGTGTTCAGACCCTTGCTGAAGTCATGCCGCTGGCCGGGCATTTCTTTGCGGGGCTGCCGAATCTGCGGGTCGAACAGTTCGATGAGACCGGGATGACACGTGAGCAGACGGTTCGCCTGCTGCAGTTTCTGGTCTGGCGACTCGAAAACGTGCGCAGCTGGGACAAGGAGTCTCTTCTTTCAGAGGTCAAACTACTGTCAGGCTATCTTGAGCTCAAGATGAAGGCTTTTCTGGCACCGGTATTCATTGCGGTTACCGGCAGTCAGACCTCCACCTCGGTCATGGATGCCATGGTGATTCTGGGATCTGACATGACCCGGGCCAGACTGCGACATGCTATTGCCGTGCTTGGCGGCGCTTCCAAGAAACAGACTAAGGCGCTGGAAAAGGAATACCGCGATCTGCCTGCGAGTGACGCATAA
- the gltA gene encoding citrate synthase yields MADRKAQLTIDGLDAPVELPIYSGTTGPDVIDVRGLIDHGYFTYDPGFVSTASCESEITYIDGANSILLHRGYPIEQLATHSNHTELSYLLLNGEIPDQDAYEAFRSSVSRHTMVHEQIVNFFKGFRRDAHPMAVLCGVAGALSAFYHDNLDITQEHDRQVSAIRLIAKMPTLAAMCYKYNVGQPFVYPRNDLNYAENFLYMMFSNPCEPYEINPVAAKAMDRIFMLHADHEQNASTSTVRLAGSTGANPFACISAGIAALWGPAHGGANEAVLNMLAEIGDESEENIQRFVDRAKDKQDAFRLMGFGHRVYRNFDPRAKVMKETCDEVLEELGMGDDPQLKIAKRLEQIALEDDYFIERKLYPNVDFYSGIILRALGIPKNMFTVIFAVARTTGWISHWNEMITNGSRIGRPRQLYKGYTQRDYPGQS; encoded by the coding sequence ATGGCTGACAGAAAGGCACAATTGACCATCGACGGTCTGGATGCTCCCGTCGAGCTGCCTATCTATTCGGGCACCACGGGCCCCGATGTGATCGATGTTCGCGGCCTGATAGATCACGGTTATTTCACCTACGATCCGGGATTTGTGTCTACCGCATCTTGTGAATCGGAAATCACTTATATCGATGGCGCCAACAGCATTTTGCTGCACCGCGGCTACCCTATCGAACAACTTGCTACACACTCCAACCACACCGAGCTGAGTTATCTACTGCTCAACGGGGAAATTCCCGACCAGGATGCCTATGAGGCATTTCGCAGCAGCGTATCGCGCCATACCATGGTGCACGAGCAAATTGTCAATTTCTTCAAGGGCTTTCGCCGCGATGCGCACCCGATGGCCGTGCTGTGCGGTGTCGCCGGTGCCCTTTCAGCCTTTTATCATGACAACCTGGACATTACTCAGGAACATGATCGGCAGGTTTCTGCCATTCGCCTGATTGCCAAGATGCCGACACTTGCGGCCATGTGCTACAAGTACAATGTTGGTCAACCTTTCGTCTATCCTCGCAACGACCTGAATTACGCTGAAAACTTCCTCTACATGATGTTCAGCAATCCCTGCGAGCCGTATGAAATCAATCCGGTTGCCGCCAAGGCCATGGACCGGATCTTCATGCTTCATGCCGACCACGAACAAAATGCCTCGACCTCCACGGTTCGACTGGCAGGCTCTACCGGCGCCAATCCGTTTGCCTGTATCAGTGCCGGCATTGCAGCACTGTGGGGTCCGGCTCATGGCGGTGCCAACGAAGCTGTTCTCAACATGCTTGCCGAAATCGGTGACGAATCCGAAGAAAACATTCAACGCTTTGTTGACCGCGCCAAGGACAAACAGGACGCCTTCCGTCTTATGGGCTTTGGCCATCGGGTGTATCGAAACTTCGACCCGCGCGCCAAGGTCATGAAGGAAACCTGCGACGAAGTGCTTGAAGAGCTGGGCATGGGAGACGACCCGCAGCTCAAAATCGCCAAGCGCCTCGAACAGATCGCACTGGAAGATGACTACTTCATTGAGCGCAAGCTCTACCCCAACGTCGATTTCTATTCGGGCATCATCCTTCGCGCACTGGGTATTCCAAAAAACATGTTCACCGTCATCTTTGCAGTAGCACGCACCACAGGCTGGATCTCGCACTGGAACGAGATGATTACCAATGGCAGTCGTATCGGCCGCCCGAGACAGCTCTACAAGGGGTATACGCAAAGGGATTATCCCGGGCAGTCGTAA
- the sdhC gene encoding succinate dehydrogenase, cytochrome b556 subunit — protein MSTAKRPVNLDLSSIQFPLPALVSISHRVSGILLFIGLIFLMWAFQVSLSSPAGFDTVREAMAHGFFAKLVLWGLLSALGFHLVAGVRHLVMDMGHGETLEGGQRGSQLTIIISALLVIMAGVWVW, from the coding sequence TTGTCGACTGCCAAGCGTCCGGTGAATCTGGACCTTTCAAGTATCCAGTTTCCCCTGCCTGCACTTGTATCCATTTCACATAGAGTGTCAGGCATATTGTTGTTTATCGGTCTGATCTTCCTGATGTGGGCCTTCCAGGTTTCCCTGTCCTCACCCGCCGGATTCGATACCGTCCGCGAAGCAATGGCTCATGGTTTCTTCGCCAAGCTGGTGCTGTGGGGGCTGCTATCTGCTCTTGGTTTTCACCTTGTCGCAGGGGTGCGCCATCTCGTGATGGACATGGGGCATGGCGAAACACTGGAAGGTGGCCAGCGTGGCTCTCAGCTGACCATCATTATCAGTGCATTACTCGTTATTATGGCAGGAGTCTGGGTATGGTAA
- the sdhD gene encoding succinate dehydrogenase, hydrophobic membrane anchor protein — MVINILNPGRNGVADWMIQRASAVILGLYTLFMVAYLLFTPDLDYAAWSGLFSHLWMKVFTLLALLSVAAHAWVGLWIVATDYIKPAAIRFGALLFVILALFVFVVWGVQVLWGV, encoded by the coding sequence ATGGTAATCAATATTTTGAATCCGGGACGCAACGGGGTAGCCGACTGGATGATTCAGCGTGCGTCTGCCGTGATTCTGGGGCTTTATACCCTCTTTATGGTGGCGTACCTGCTGTTTACTCCTGACCTGGACTATGCCGCCTGGTCAGGGCTTTTCAGCCATCTCTGGATGAAGGTGTTCACGCTGCTGGCACTTCTTTCCGTTGCTGCACATGCCTGGGTAGGCCTGTGGATCGTGGCAACCGACTACATCAAGCCCGCCGCCATCCGGTTCGGCGCGCTGCTATTCGTCATCCTGGCCCTGTTTGTGTTTGTGGTCTGGGGTGTGCAGGTTCTCTGGGGAGTTTGA